From one Alphaproteobacteria bacterium genomic stretch:
- a CDS encoding sulfurtransferase has product MATDRLVEPAWLEEHLDDPNVVILEFNWTGTESYDKWHIPGAHGFFWKDILWDDDIRDFPSPALFAKRCGELGISNDTTVVCYGDPVQFGTYGWWVFTYLGHKDVRLLNGARVLWEKEGRPTTTDVPTPTPVTYTPGTSRNDHMRVRFTEILERLDDVKAGGKTALIDHRSPEEYRGERVNMIGADNVGAERAGRIPGAKHLFFDELLNDDMTFRDEDELRALLEGVGATPDKDVISYCRLSHRATLCYFTMTQLLSYDSVRSYDGSWTEWGSLVGVPIEK; this is encoded by the coding sequence ATGGCGACGGACAGACTGGTGGAGCCCGCATGGCTCGAGGAACATCTCGACGATCCGAACGTGGTGATCCTGGAGTTCAACTGGACCGGCACGGAATCCTATGACAAGTGGCACATCCCGGGGGCCCACGGTTTCTTCTGGAAGGACATCCTGTGGGACGACGACATCCGCGACTTCCCGTCGCCGGCGCTGTTCGCCAAGCGTTGCGGTGAACTCGGAATCTCCAACGATACAACGGTCGTCTGCTATGGCGACCCGGTGCAGTTCGGCACCTATGGCTGGTGGGTGTTTACCTATCTCGGCCACAAGGACGTGCGGCTGCTGAACGGGGCGCGGGTTTTGTGGGAGAAGGAAGGCCGACCGACCACGACCGACGTTCCGACACCCACGCCGGTGACCTACACGCCGGGCACGAGCCGCAATGACCATATGCGTGTGCGTTTCACCGAAATTCTGGAACGCCTCGACGATGTGAAGGCCGGCGGCAAGACCGCGCTGATCGATCATCGCTCGCCCGAGGAGTATCGCGGCGAGCGGGTCAACATGATCGGTGCGGACAATGTCGGTGCCGAGCGGGCGGGGCGCATCCCCGGTGCCAAGCATCTCTTTTTCGACGAGTTGCTGAACGACGACATGACGTTCCGCGATGAGGATGAGTTGCGCGCGCTGCTCGAAGGCGTCGGCGCGACCCCGGACAAGGACGTGATTTCCTATTGCCGGCTCAGCCACCGCGCGACGCTTTGCTATTTCACCATGACCCAGCTGCTTAGCTATGACAGCGTGCGCAGCTATGACGGCTCATGGACGGAATGGGGCAGCCTCGTGGGTGTACCGATCGAGAAATAG
- a CDS encoding NADH:flavin oxidoreductase: MNLSGPGVDKYPHIFEAGELRDVRLANRCVVSSLTRASATEDGIVTDQMAEYYARYARGGWGLVMTEGVYIDLKYSQGYTFQPGIATDEQAESWRKVVDAVHAGGAPIFMQIFHCGAINQGNNWVEGSISASAVTPIGEQIPRYRGAGTGFQTPREITREEMAEVIDSYAAAARRAVDVGFDGIEVHGANGYLPDQFLTAHTNLREDEYGGPIENRVKFHCEVMQAVRDAVPDVPVGVRISQTKVNDYTHEWAGGDDDAKVVFEAIAATGIDFLDCSAHLGLGHVFGTDHSLSGLARRYSGLPVFANGKLQDPLAAERAIVEEEGDFVSIGKGALADSEWPRKIAADEAPYPFDPGMTMPYATLDSNEAFWAENPDGKSKA, translated from the coding sequence ATGAATTTGAGCGGACCGGGCGTGGACAAGTATCCGCATATCTTCGAGGCGGGCGAGCTCAGGGACGTCAGATTGGCGAACCGTTGTGTCGTCTCGTCGTTAACCCGCGCCAGCGCCACCGAGGACGGCATCGTCACCGACCAGATGGCCGAATATTACGCGCGGTATGCGCGCGGCGGCTGGGGTCTGGTGATGACCGAGGGCGTCTATATCGATCTCAAATACAGTCAGGGCTACACGTTCCAGCCCGGCATCGCGACGGACGAGCAGGCGGAAAGCTGGCGCAAGGTCGTCGACGCCGTCCACGCCGGGGGCGCGCCGATCTTCATGCAGATTTTTCACTGCGGCGCGATCAACCAGGGCAACAACTGGGTCGAGGGCTCGATCTCGGCGTCTGCCGTCACGCCGATCGGCGAACAGATCCCGCGCTATCGCGGCGCAGGTACCGGCTTCCAGACCCCGCGTGAGATCACCCGCGAGGAGATGGCCGAAGTGATCGACAGCTATGCGGCCGCGGCCCGACGCGCGGTCGATGTCGGCTTCGACGGGATCGAGGTGCATGGTGCGAACGGCTATCTGCCGGACCAGTTCCTGACGGCGCACACCAATCTGCGCGAGGACGAGTATGGCGGGCCGATCGAAAACCGGGTGAAATTCCATTGCGAGGTGATGCAGGCCGTGCGCGACGCCGTGCCGGATGTCCCCGTGGGCGTACGCATCTCCCAGACCAAGGTGAATGACTACACCCATGAATGGGCGGGCGGCGACGACGACGCGAAGGTGGTGTTCGAAGCGATTGCCGCGACGGGCATCGATTTTCTCGATTGCAGCGCCCATCTGGGCCTCGGCCATGTGTTCGGCACCGACCATTCCCTGTCGGGCCTGGCGCGGCGCTATTCCGGCCTGCCGGTGTTCGCCAACGGCAAGCTGCAGGACCCGTTGGCGGCGGAGCGCGCGATTGTCGAGGAGGAGGGTGACTTTGTTTCCATCGGCAAGGGTGCGCTGGCCGATTCGGAATGGCCGCGGAAGATCGCGGCCGATGAGGCGCCCTATCCGTTCGATCCGGGCATGACCATGCCGTATGCGACGCTCGACAGTAACGAGGCCTTCTGGGCCGAGAACCCGGACGGGAAGTCGAAGGCGTAA
- a CDS encoding cupin domain-containing protein codes for MKTTSFTPEEMEARVARFKSLKPQSSTYDTDVGIPQEVYEMMTARTLYLLMSPENQGGPMAQHPAVTTEDMMSVIIAECPPGDGPLLHAHQFTRETFLCLNGRFKIQWGDEGENELFLDPLDMIAVPPGVVRRFENVSDETARLLVWINGDSEEAFNDIDHPQIEADKLAAKFGDETLDKLRGIGVSFEAGVVDGRDAAE; via the coding sequence ATGAAAACCACCAGTTTCACGCCCGAGGAAATGGAAGCGCGAGTCGCGCGCTTCAAGTCGCTCAAGCCGCAGAGCAGCACCTACGACACCGATGTGGGCATCCCGCAGGAAGTCTACGAGATGATGACGGCGCGGACGCTGTATCTGCTGATGTCGCCGGAAAACCAGGGTGGCCCGATGGCCCAGCATCCCGCGGTTACCACAGAGGACATGATGAGCGTTATCATCGCCGAATGCCCGCCGGGCGACGGCCCCCTGCTCCATGCCCATCAGTTCACCCGCGAGACGTTCTTGTGCCTCAACGGCCGGTTTAAGATTCAGTGGGGCGACGAGGGCGAGAACGAGCTTTTCCTCGATCCCCTCGACATGATCGCCGTGCCGCCGGGCGTGGTCCGCCGGTTCGAGAATGTCAGCGACGAGACCGCCCGCCTGCTGGTCTGGATCAACGGCGATTCCGAGGAGGCCTTCAACGACATCGACCATCCGCAGATCGAGGCAGACAAGCTCGCCGCGAAATTCGGCGACGAGACCCTCGACAAGCTGCGCGGCATCGGCGTCAGCTTCGAGGCCGGCGTCGTGGACGGGCGCGACGCGGCGGAATAG
- a CDS encoding DUF3179 domain-containing protein: MLSHPHRAASLATALFLAAATPSLAQGNTPPLPGAELSNAEVQALSRQILQLGTLERNGVMARLVERGDTDVVPALIQSLRFLGQDPWTIVDALKVLTGEDHGTRWHDWMLWQEGRPDITPFEGFDAYKSWVYAHIDPNLGAFLYAGMPHTIRLEEIAWGGVIKDGIPALVNPKHIPPAEADYITPDELVFGVEINGDARAYPLRVMDWHEMFNDVIGGVPVALAYCTLCGSGILFETDVAGRAAPFEFGSSGFLYRSNKLMFDRESDSLWNQFTGKPVAGKLVGADIELKVRPVAVTSWAKWHARHPDTTVLSLDTGFERDYTPGRPYAPYFDSPDLMFPARVHDTRLAPKDYVFALRMRDAEKAWALSLFEDQPVINDTIDGRAIVLVGDADSRTVRAYEAGDRDFAAHATETGILVSGGNWRITEAALVSDAGKTLARLPGHIAYWFAWQNFRPGAETRFE; this comes from the coding sequence ATGCTTTCACACCCGCATCGGGCCGCATCCCTCGCCACAGCGCTGTTCCTCGCGGCGGCCACGCCGTCTCTGGCACAGGGCAACACACCGCCACTGCCGGGCGCCGAACTCAGTAACGCCGAGGTCCAGGCACTGTCCCGACAGATTCTCCAGCTCGGCACGCTCGAGCGTAACGGCGTGATGGCCCGCCTCGTGGAACGGGGTGACACCGACGTCGTGCCCGCGCTGATCCAGTCGCTCCGGTTTCTGGGACAGGACCCCTGGACCATCGTCGACGCGCTGAAGGTCCTGACCGGCGAGGATCACGGCACGCGCTGGCATGACTGGATGCTATGGCAGGAAGGCCGGCCGGACATCACCCCGTTCGAGGGATTCGACGCGTACAAATCCTGGGTCTACGCCCATATCGACCCCAATCTGGGTGCGTTTCTCTATGCGGGCATGCCCCACACGATCCGGCTCGAGGAAATCGCATGGGGCGGCGTCATCAAGGACGGCATCCCGGCACTGGTCAATCCGAAGCACATTCCCCCCGCCGAGGCCGACTACATCACCCCCGACGAGCTGGTATTCGGCGTCGAGATCAACGGCGACGCCCGCGCCTACCCGCTGCGGGTGATGGACTGGCACGAGATGTTCAACGATGTGATCGGCGGCGTACCGGTAGCACTCGCCTATTGCACACTGTGCGGCTCGGGTATCCTGTTCGAGACCGACGTGGCGGGCCGCGCGGCACCGTTCGAGTTCGGCTCATCCGGCTTCCTGTACCGCTCCAACAAGCTGATGTTCGACCGGGAATCCGACTCCCTGTGGAACCAGTTCACGGGCAAACCGGTCGCCGGAAAACTCGTCGGCGCCGACATCGAACTCAAGGTCCGCCCCGTCGCCGTCACCAGCTGGGCGAAATGGCATGCACGCCATCCCGACACGACGGTTCTCTCGCTGGATACCGGATTCGAGCGCGACTATACGCCCGGCAGACCCTACGCGCCCTATTTCGACAGCCCGGACCTGATGTTCCCGGCCCGCGTCCATGACACACGGCTCGCACCCAAGGATTATGTCTTCGCCCTGCGCATGCGTGATGCGGAAAAAGCCTGGGCGCTCAGCCTGTTCGAGGATCAGCCGGTGATCAACGACACGATAGATGGTCGCGCGATTGTCCTCGTCGGCGATGCAGACTCGCGCACGGTGAGGGCCTATGAGGCCGGCGACCGGGACTTCGCTGCCCATGCCACCGAGACCGGGATCCTTGTGTCAGGCGGCAACTGGCGCATCACCGAGGCCGCGCTGGTCTCGGACGCGGGCAAGACCCTGGCGCGCTTGCCGGGACACATCGCCTACTGGTTCGCCTGGCAGAATTTCCGACCCGGTGCGGAAACCCGCTTCGAATAG
- a CDS encoding maleylacetate reductase produces MREFVYEALPGRVVFGLGSLDRLAEEVARLDVAKALVLSTPQQREQAEDVARRLGNRSAGVYDKAEMHVPIEVAQAARAEAERLGADACVAVGGGSTIGLGKAIALEFGLPIIAVPTTYAGSEMTPIWGLTEDGIKKTGRDTKVLPTTVVYDPALTRTLPAQIAAPSGMNAIAHCVEAMYSQTANPIVSMMAEEGVRALARALPLVVRAPDNMDARTDALYGAYLSGASLGAVGMALHHKLCHTLGGSFNLPHADTHTIVIPHATAYNIGAAPDARERLSRALETDDPAGALFDLAGAIGAKLALRDLGMTEADLDRAADIAVENPYYNPRPVTREGIRALLDDAFHGRRPTAA; encoded by the coding sequence ATGCGTGAGTTCGTCTACGAAGCCCTGCCGGGTCGCGTGGTGTTCGGGCTCGGGAGCCTGGACCGGCTGGCCGAGGAGGTCGCACGCCTGGATGTTGCCAAGGCGCTGGTGCTCTCCACCCCGCAACAACGTGAGCAGGCCGAAGACGTGGCGCGCCGGTTGGGGAACCGGTCCGCCGGGGTCTACGACAAGGCCGAGATGCATGTTCCCATCGAGGTGGCGCAGGCCGCGCGCGCAGAAGCGGAGCGGCTCGGTGCAGATGCATGTGTAGCTGTGGGCGGCGGCTCCACCATCGGTCTCGGCAAGGCTATCGCGCTCGAATTCGGGCTGCCGATCATCGCCGTGCCGACCACCTATGCCGGGTCGGAGATGACGCCGATCTGGGGCCTGACCGAGGACGGAATCAAGAAGACCGGCCGCGACACGAAGGTGCTGCCGACAACTGTGGTGTACGATCCCGCGCTGACCCGCACGCTGCCGGCGCAGATCGCCGCCCCCAGCGGCATGAACGCGATCGCCCATTGCGTCGAGGCGATGTATTCACAGACCGCCAATCCCATTGTCTCGATGATGGCCGAGGAAGGCGTGCGTGCGCTTGCGCGCGCGCTGCCGCTGGTCGTGCGCGCGCCCGACAATATGGATGCGCGCACCGATGCGCTGTATGGCGCCTATCTGTCCGGGGCATCATTGGGGGCGGTCGGCATGGCGCTGCATCACAAGCTGTGTCACACGCTGGGCGGCAGCTTCAACCTGCCCCACGCCGATACCCATACGATCGTGATCCCCCATGCGACCGCATACAATATTGGTGCCGCGCCCGATGCGCGGGAACGCCTGTCGCGGGCGCTGGAGACCGACGATCCGGCGGGCGCGCTGTTCGATCTGGCGGGCGCGATCGGCGCAAAACTGGCGCTGCGCGACCTCGGCATGACGGAGGCCGATCTCGATCGCGCCGCCGATATCGCCGTGGAAAATCCCTACTACAACCCGCGACCGGTCACGCGCGAGGGAATCCGCGCGTTGCTCGATGACGCCTTCCATGGGCGCCGCCCGACAGCGGCCTGA
- the pcaF gene encoding 3-oxoadipyl-CoA thiolase — protein MPEAYICDAVRTPFGRYGGSLSSVRTDDLGAIPMKALMDRNPNVDWDKVDEVYYGNVNQAGEDNRNVARMSLLLAGYSSDVPGATVNRLCGSGLEALTAAARAIRTGEADLIVAGGVESMSRAPFVMPKATSAFSRSNQVEDTTIGWRFVNPKMKAEYGVDAMPETAENVAEEFQVSRADQDALAFRSQQRTKAAQERGRFEREIVSVEVPQRRGDPVVVDTDEHPRPGTDMAALEKLPTPFREGGSVTAGNASGVNDGACAMIIASEDAVEKYGLSPIARVVGTATAGVPPRIMGFGPAPATHKLLERLGLKIGDIDVIELNEAFAAQALAVTRDLGLADDAEHVNPNGGAISIGHPLGASGARLATTAAYELQERDVKYALCTMCIGVGQGIATVLERVK, from the coding sequence ATGCCCGAAGCCTATATCTGCGATGCGGTGCGCACGCCTTTCGGCCGCTATGGCGGTTCCCTGTCGAGCGTAAGGACCGACGATCTCGGCGCCATCCCCATGAAGGCGCTGATGGACCGTAACCCCAATGTCGATTGGGACAAGGTCGACGAGGTCTACTACGGCAATGTCAATCAGGCGGGCGAGGACAACCGCAACGTCGCGCGCATGTCGCTGTTGCTGGCCGGCTACTCCTCCGATGTTCCCGGTGCAACCGTGAACCGGCTTTGCGGTTCCGGACTCGAGGCGCTGACCGCGGCTGCCCGGGCGATCCGTACCGGCGAGGCCGACCTGATTGTCGCCGGCGGCGTCGAGAGCATGTCGCGCGCGCCCTTCGTCATGCCCAAGGCGACCAGCGCCTTTTCGCGATCGAACCAGGTCGAGGACACGACCATCGGCTGGCGCTTCGTCAATCCGAAGATGAAGGCGGAGTACGGCGTTGACGCCATGCCGGAGACCGCCGAGAACGTGGCCGAGGAATTCCAGGTTTCGCGCGCCGACCAGGACGCGCTGGCGTTTCGGTCGCAGCAACGCACGAAGGCAGCACAGGAGCGCGGGCGTTTCGAACGGGAAATCGTATCCGTCGAAGTGCCCCAGCGCCGGGGTGATCCGGTGGTGGTCGACACCGATGAACATCCGCGCCCGGGCACGGATATGGCGGCGCTCGAAAAATTGCCGACGCCGTTCCGCGAGGGCGGCAGTGTCACGGCGGGCAATGCCTCGGGCGTGAATGACGGCGCATGTGCCATGATTATCGCGTCGGAGGACGCGGTGGAGAAATATGGCCTGTCCCCGATCGCTCGGGTCGTCGGGACGGCGACGGCGGGTGTGCCGCCACGGATCATGGGTTTCGGCCCGGCACCTGCGACCCACAAGCTGCTCGAACGGCTCGGCCTCAAGATCGGTGATATCGATGTGATCGAGCTCAACGAGGCCTTCGCCGCCCAGGCACTGGCGGTCACGCGCGATCTCGGGCTCGCCGACGATGCCGAGCATGTCAATCCGAACGGTGGCGCCATTTCAATCGGCCATCCGCTGGGCGCCAGCGGCGCGCGTCTCGCCACCACCGCGGCTTACGAGCTGCAGGAGCGGGATGTGAAATACGCGCTGTGCACCATGTGCATCGGGGTCGGGCAGGGCATCGCGACCGTCCTTGAGCGGGTGAAATAG
- a CDS encoding YciI family protein, which translates to MHFIIVNTDRDDGIELRNQTREAHLAYLRDHGKEVRLLMAGPTPSEDGSRVTGSLIVVEGDTIETVRDFAAADPYSQAGLFADVEVRPWNWTVGNPDGPR; encoded by the coding sequence TTGCATTTCATCATCGTCAATACCGACAGGGACGACGGCATCGAATTGCGCAACCAGACGCGCGAGGCGCATCTCGCATATCTGCGCGATCACGGCAAGGAGGTGAGGCTGTTGATGGCCGGGCCGACGCCCAGCGAAGACGGGTCGCGGGTCACGGGCTCGCTCATCGTGGTTGAGGGCGACACTATCGAGACCGTGCGCGATTTCGCCGCCGCCGACCCCTATTCCCAGGCGGGGCTGTTCGCCGATGTGGAGGTCCGGCCGTGGAACTGGACGGTCGGCAATCCGGATGGGCCCCGGTAA
- a CDS encoding PA14 domain-containing protein: MELDGRQSGWAPVMRGWIAATLFAAALALAAPGAMAADLVSGLKPATPQPAAAELKPGLAVTYYFKKFDNTREIPDWAKYRDGVPGEPILILDYFVGDGEVLTSGRTDHVGADIRGYLNFPVAGTYTIAMRSNDGVDLNIGGVRVVHDPDVHSDRFSELVPVEITTLGWYPLRLLYFEKQVTSTLELYWLKPGGSGQLDFVPEEAFAHIPGEVPGS; encoded by the coding sequence GTGGAACTGGACGGTCGGCAATCCGGATGGGCCCCGGTAATGCGCGGCTGGATCGCAGCAACGCTGTTCGCCGCTGCGCTGGCCCTTGCCGCGCCGGGTGCGATGGCCGCGGACCTGGTCTCCGGCCTGAAGCCGGCCACGCCGCAGCCGGCGGCCGCGGAGCTGAAGCCGGGCCTCGCGGTCACCTATTACTTCAAGAAGTTCGACAACACGCGCGAGATTCCCGACTGGGCGAAATACCGGGATGGTGTGCCCGGCGAGCCGATCCTGATCCTCGACTATTTCGTCGGCGATGGGGAAGTCCTGACCAGCGGGCGGACGGACCATGTCGGCGCGGACATTCGAGGATATCTGAATTTTCCCGTTGCGGGCACCTACACCATCGCGATGCGGTCCAATGACGGGGTGGACCTGAATATTGGCGGCGTCCGGGTCGTGCATGACCCCGATGTGCATAGCGACCGGTTCTCCGAACTGGTCCCGGTCGAGATCACCACGCTGGGCTGGTACCCGCTGCGCCTGCTCTATTTCGAGAAGCAAGTGACGTCGACGCTCGAGCTGTACTGGCTGAAGCCCGGCGGGTCGGGCCAGCTCGATTTCGTGCCGGAAGAGGCGTTCGCACACATCCCCGGCGAAGTGCCCGGGAGCTAG
- a CDS encoding SidA/IucD/PvdA family monooxygenase, with the protein MSTDPVYAESLGALEARVRHELALLDHPKNAWVPPRNHRSGLPVFDVLMVGAGQSGLGTLFALGREKVTNILAVDRSPAGREGPWVTFARMRQLRTPKDAAGPALGIPSLTPRAWYTAQYGPAAWDALVRIPRTDWQEYLNWYRRILDLPVWNETEVGPLTPDEPDNPDSLIRVPLTATGPNGHTETVLAREVVLSNGLEGCGVWHIPEILTDNLPADRYVQANTEFDTAVLRDKRVIVIGANAGGFDSAAAALEAGATSVDLLVRRDEITRVNAHRPIDSVTWLKHFEDLDDATRWRLIVHVMRSHQPPPQDSFDRAAGMPGFRMLEGAAMTAAYMADDEVIIETAAGDTLHADFVIAATGFINDFCLRVETSAIADKIALWRDCYTPPDGEDWAPMGTYPYLGKSFEFTEKTPGTAPWLHHIHCFSLGTKPSLGLSGASAPAMRYGVPRLVQALTRCLFLDDAEYHADALLTFDDEDLVV; encoded by the coding sequence ATGAGCACCGATCCCGTATACGCAGAATCACTTGGCGCCCTCGAAGCGCGTGTGCGCCATGAGCTTGCGCTGCTCGATCATCCGAAAAACGCGTGGGTTCCGCCGCGCAACCACAGATCGGGGCTGCCGGTCTTCGACGTGTTGATGGTGGGTGCCGGCCAAAGCGGGCTCGGCACATTGTTCGCGCTGGGTCGCGAGAAAGTGACGAACATTTTGGCGGTCGACCGCAGCCCCGCCGGCCGGGAAGGCCCCTGGGTCACCTTCGCCAGGATGCGCCAGCTTCGCACCCCCAAGGACGCTGCGGGGCCCGCGCTGGGTATCCCGTCTCTCACGCCGCGCGCCTGGTATACCGCGCAATACGGTCCCGCCGCCTGGGACGCGCTGGTCCGAATTCCGCGCACCGACTGGCAGGAGTACCTGAACTGGTACCGCAGAATCCTCGACCTGCCGGTCTGGAACGAAACCGAAGTCGGCCCGCTCACGCCGGACGAGCCCGATAACCCCGACAGCCTGATCCGGGTACCGCTGACGGCCACCGGGCCGAACGGTCACACCGAGACCGTACTTGCGCGCGAAGTCGTTCTCTCCAATGGCCTCGAGGGATGTGGTGTCTGGCACATTCCCGAGATCCTGACCGACAATCTGCCCGCCGATCGCTACGTCCAGGCCAACACGGAATTCGACACCGCCGTGCTGCGCGACAAGCGCGTGATCGTGATCGGCGCAAATGCCGGCGGCTTCGATTCCGCTGCCGCGGCCCTCGAAGCCGGGGCCACCAGTGTCGACCTCCTCGTGCGCCGGGACGAAATCACACGCGTGAACGCCCACCGGCCCATCGACAGCGTCACCTGGCTCAAGCATTTCGAGGATCTGGATGACGCCACGCGGTGGCGTCTTATTGTCCATGTCATGCGCAGCCACCAGCCACCGCCCCAGGACAGCTTCGACAGGGCCGCCGGGATGCCGGGCTTCCGGATGCTTGAGGGTGCGGCCATGACGGCGGCCTACATGGCTGACGACGAGGTGATCATCGAGACAGCGGCGGGCGATACGCTGCACGCGGATTTCGTTATCGCCGCGACGGGCTTCATCAACGATTTCTGTCTGCGGGTCGAAACTTCCGCGATTGCCGACAAGATCGCGCTCTGGCGTGACTGCTACACGCCGCCGGACGGCGAGGACTGGGCGCCCATGGGCACTTACCCCTATTTGGGAAAATCCTTCGAGTTCACGGAGAAGACGCCCGGTACCGCACCCTGGCTGCACCACATCCATTGTTTCTCACTGGGGACCAAGCCGAGCCTTGGTCTCTCCGGCGCCTCGGCGCCTGCCATGCGCTATGGCGTTCCCCGGCTGGTCCAGGCGCTGACACGCTGCCTGTTCCTGGACGACGCGGAATATCACGCAGACGCACTACTGACGTTCGACGATGAAGATCTTGTTGTCTGA
- a CDS encoding MFS transporter, with protein MTAQADHATERLNLTTLIVFGSISMPISLLAIGMFMFVPRVYSSLGSMSMGDVGVIILVTRLWDFATDPLIGWLSDKTRGRFGRRIPWMVLAWVPLTFAVYKLFLPPPDAGAVHLGVWSFVLFTSGTALFMPYTAMGAELSTVYHQRSRIFLYRHLFAVVGTLGAALLFVVANQSGTAFFPARDALALIAVVGTLLLPIPIIVTALLVREPPIPVRRTGADMDWRAGIRLMASNKPYLRILACYFVNGLANAFPVTLLFFYVKQVIERPDWTAIYLAVYFVAAIAGTPIWMFVANRLGKHVAWRYALILAIFAFSIVPFLGSGDVIPFLFVATVAGITLGADLAMPASMLADVVDQDVLETGKQRTGIFYAVWAMAAKAAAALVVGISLKLLDMVGFVPDMYNDAESLLVLAFLFAVCPIIFKLAAVAIVWRYPLTAERQARLRAEILARQSV; from the coding sequence ATGACCGCACAGGCAGATCATGCCACGGAACGTTTGAACCTGACGACGCTGATCGTGTTCGGCTCGATTTCCATGCCGATCTCGTTGCTCGCGATCGGCATGTTCATGTTTGTGCCGCGCGTGTATTCGTCGCTCGGCAGCATGTCCATGGGTGATGTCGGAGTCATCATCCTGGTCACCCGTCTCTGGGACTTTGCAACCGATCCGTTGATCGGATGGTTGAGCGACAAGACGCGCGGCCGGTTCGGACGCCGCATCCCGTGGATGGTGCTCGCCTGGGTGCCGTTGACCTTCGCCGTCTACAAACTTTTCCTGCCGCCGCCCGATGCCGGCGCCGTCCATCTCGGGGTCTGGAGTTTCGTGCTGTTTACGTCGGGCACCGCGCTGTTCATGCCCTACACTGCGATGGGAGCGGAGCTCAGCACGGTCTATCATCAGCGCAGCCGGATATTCCTCTACCGCCATCTGTTTGCGGTGGTTGGGACATTGGGGGCGGCGTTGTTGTTTGTTGTCGCGAACCAGAGTGGCACGGCCTTCTTCCCCGCGCGCGACGCGCTGGCGCTGATCGCCGTTGTGGGAACGCTTTTGCTGCCCATTCCGATTATTGTCACGGCGCTGCTCGTGCGCGAGCCCCCTATCCCCGTCCGGCGCACGGGCGCCGACATGGACTGGCGGGCGGGCATCCGCCTCATGGCATCCAACAAGCCCTATCTGCGAATTCTCGCCTGCTACTTCGTCAACGGGCTCGCCAATGCCTTTCCCGTCACGCTGCTGTTTTTCTACGTGAAGCAGGTGATCGAACGCCCGGACTGGACTGCCATTTATCTGGCCGTCTATTTCGTCGCCGCGATAGCGGGCACGCCGATCTGGATGTTTGTCGCGAACCGATTGGGCAAGCATGTGGCCTGGCGCTACGCGCTGATCCTCGCGATTTTCGCATTCTCCATCGTGCCGTTCCTCGGTTCGGGCGACGTGATTCCATTCCTGTTCGTCGCGACGGTCGCCGGAATCACGCTGGGCGCCGACCTGGCGATGCCCGCCTCGATGCTGGCGGACGTGGTGGACCAGGATGTTCTGGAGACCGGCAAGCAGCGCACCGGAATCTTCTACGCGGTCTGGGCCATGGCGGCGAAGGCCGCCGCGGCACTGGTCGTCGGGATTTCGCTCAAGCTGCTCGATATGGTCGGGTTTGTGCCCGATATGTACAACGACGCGGAATCGTTGCTCGTGCTCGCCTTTCTGTTCGCAGTCTGTCCGATCATTTTCAAGCTCGCGGCCGTTGCCATTGTTTGGCGCTATCCGCTGACGGCCGAACGCCAGGCCCGGCTGCGCGCCGAGATCCTCGCACGGCAGTCCGTCTGA